Proteins from one Entomospira culicis genomic window:
- a CDS encoding tetratricopeptide repeat protein has translation MESMNGKNGWVIGLVMVLAPWIYGQSSLVLDLNGLSELQKVEAYVGQADRLDAQSEILFLVYATQRASEIFALLAESDFVNIDKRTLEGRLAYHWGRIYHFMGDETLAMEYLQRSIGLLSEDFLRRRSQLLLLNIQMEFARWSEALVSSERILSQDIRPLQRYNVFVQQAQIYRELERYPSAIESAQRALSLAQGDLSGEGFNALLELGFIAKAQGNIDQARDYWQRSYDIASRQANHRTMAQAFYFIAQLSMELERWDDAHYFAQRALLHLAGEDRIALFADIHYLLAQYYLAMEAFDLAFTSLSLMQQAQLRAEQQESISNRLALNLSLMRDNNEYAVSQINRKFVTQQRLNYVQLIVIVALIVAIFVLLRRVYDAQSQQRIADLAYRAINKRIRRTEGTLKVQIANMLSQDYSFGVVVVHVMNAKKILALPEGSLILEVALDNLREHLLTLKMPLESAPAIQIHTLDHLTFFYFEDQDGVNFVQDIATLPKNHQILWRKKNFTLELRYEKHFHHHGQAVKSEEIFAWLNRLHNE, from the coding sequence ATGGAGAGTATGAACGGGAAAAATGGTTGGGTTATTGGGTTGGTGATGGTGCTTGCGCCATGGATATATGGACAGAGTTCGCTTGTGTTAGATCTGAATGGTCTTAGCGAGTTGCAGAAGGTAGAGGCCTATGTGGGGCAGGCGGATCGTTTGGATGCGCAGAGTGAGATTCTCTTTTTGGTTTATGCGACCCAGCGAGCAAGTGAAATTTTTGCGCTGTTGGCAGAGAGTGATTTTGTCAATATTGACAAGCGTACGCTAGAGGGGCGTTTGGCGTATCATTGGGGGCGTATTTATCACTTTATGGGCGATGAGACCTTAGCGATGGAGTACTTACAGCGTAGTATTGGGCTTTTGAGTGAGGATTTTTTACGTAGACGATCACAGCTTTTGTTGTTGAATATTCAGATGGAATTTGCGCGTTGGAGCGAGGCATTGGTGAGTAGTGAGCGTATTTTGAGTCAGGATATACGCCCTTTACAGCGATATAATGTTTTTGTGCAACAGGCGCAAATTTATCGAGAACTAGAGCGTTATCCCTCCGCGATAGAGAGCGCACAACGGGCGCTTAGCTTGGCGCAGGGCGATCTTTCGGGAGAGGGCTTTAACGCGCTCCTTGAGTTAGGTTTTATCGCGAAGGCGCAGGGAAATATAGATCAAGCGAGGGATTATTGGCAAAGAAGCTATGACATTGCTAGTCGTCAGGCGAATCATCGCACCATGGCGCAAGCGTTCTATTTTATCGCCCAGCTTAGCATGGAGCTTGAACGCTGGGATGATGCACACTATTTTGCGCAACGTGCATTGCTCCATTTGGCGGGTGAGGATCGGATAGCGCTTTTTGCTGATATTCATTATCTTTTGGCGCAGTATTACTTAGCGATGGAAGCATTTGACTTAGCCTTTACTTCGCTTAGCTTGATGCAACAAGCGCAATTAAGAGCCGAGCAACAAGAGAGCATCTCCAACCGTTTAGCGCTCAATCTCTCGCTGATGCGGGATAATAATGAGTACGCAGTAAGTCAGATAAATCGAAAATTTGTTACGCAACAACGCCTCAATTATGTGCAATTGATCGTGATTGTTGCTTTGATTGTGGCGATTTTCGTCTTGTTGCGTCGCGTTTATGACGCCCAATCGCAACAACGCATTGCCGACTTGGCTTATCGGGCGATTAATAAGCGAATTCGTCGCACCGAGGGCACGTTGAAGGTGCAAATCGCCAATATGTTAAGCCAAGATTACTCGTTTGGTGTGGTGGTGGTGCATGTGATGAATGCAAAAAAAATTCTCGCATTGCCGGAGGGCAGTTTGATTTTAGAGGTGGCTCTGGATAACTTACGCGAACATCTTTTAACATTAAAGATGCCGTTAGAGTCAGCGCCTGCCATACAGATTCATACGTTGGATCATCTAACTTTTTTCTATTTTGAGGATCAAGATGGTGTCAACTTTGTGCAAGACATTGCTACGCTACCAAAGAATCATCAAATTCTGTGGCGTAAGAAGAATTTTACCCTTGAGTTACGCTACGAAAAGCACTTTCATCACCATGGACAAGCAGTGAAGTCGGAAGAGATTTTTGCTTGGCTTAATCGCTTGCATAATGAATAA
- the pheS gene encoding phenylalanine--tRNA ligase subunit alpha, which translates to MDSYNQLIEEITANVQHINSEAGLFQLKAEYLGKQGKVTALSAQLKSASVEEKKRIGQELNALKEIVTKLFNDKLQAITIEQANAQIAQTQYDTSLRAEWNKRSRLQGGYHPLTLIKREMEDLFHSMGFAILDGPFIEDEFHNFTALNIPQAHPARDMQDTFWFADKVHCLRTHASPIEIRAMQELTPPFKFIAPAKVFRNEEIDASHEAAFHQIEGMVIDKNIGVQHMVYFLEKLVQEILGHHTKTRLRSGFFPFVEPGFELDVTCHLCEGAGCSFCKGSGWIEFCGCGLTHPNVLIAGGLDPNEWSGFAFGLGWDRFAMIRYGIEDIRHLQSADLRFSQQFRSY; encoded by the coding sequence ATGGATTCATACAATCAGCTTATTGAAGAAATCACCGCAAACGTGCAACATATCAACTCCGAAGCGGGGCTTTTTCAACTCAAAGCCGAATATCTAGGTAAACAGGGCAAGGTAACGGCGTTGAGTGCGCAACTCAAAAGCGCATCGGTGGAAGAGAAGAAACGCATCGGGCAAGAGCTTAACGCCCTTAAAGAGATCGTAACCAAGCTCTTTAACGACAAACTACAAGCCATCACTATCGAACAAGCCAATGCCCAAATCGCCCAAACCCAGTACGACACCTCGCTACGTGCCGAGTGGAATAAGCGCTCTCGTCTACAGGGAGGCTATCACCCACTCACGCTCATTAAGCGCGAAATGGAAGATCTCTTCCACTCCATGGGCTTTGCTATTCTCGATGGTCCCTTTATTGAAGATGAATTCCACAACTTCACCGCCCTAAACATTCCACAAGCGCACCCAGCCCGCGATATGCAAGATACCTTTTGGTTTGCCGATAAAGTCCATTGTCTACGCACCCACGCCTCGCCGATTGAGATCCGAGCCATGCAAGAACTCACCCCACCGTTTAAATTTATTGCACCAGCTAAAGTCTTCCGTAATGAAGAGATCGATGCCAGTCATGAGGCTGCCTTCCATCAAATCGAGGGCATGGTCATCGACAAAAATATCGGCGTGCAACACATGGTCTACTTCCTCGAAAAACTCGTGCAAGAGATCCTCGGGCATCACACGAAAACGCGCCTGCGCAGTGGCTTTTTCCCCTTTGTAGAACCCGGCTTTGAGCTCGATGTCACTTGCCATTTGTGCGAAGGAGCAGGCTGTTCCTTCTGTAAAGGAAGTGGCTGGATCGAATTTTGTGGCTGTGGGCTGACCCACCCGAACGTTCTTATTGCCGGGGGGCTTGACCCCAACGAGTGGAGTGGCTTTGCCTTTGGACTTGGGTGGGATCGGTTTGCCATGATTCGCTATGGTATTGAAGATATTCGCCATCTGCAGAGCGCTGATTTACGTTTCTCCCAGCAATTTAGAAGCTATTAA
- the ispE gene encoding 4-(cytidine 5'-diphospho)-2-C-methyl-D-erythritol kinase, which yields MVAPAKLNLHLEVLGKDPERTGYHQLRSLMVKIDLYDRLDLTIDLHNNNYQLQGFAIAPEQDILYKSYQLFRELSGINFGLDLQLTKKIPQQAGLGGGSADAGALLQFLQKYFNYPLPLETLIRASASIGADIPFFVQSASVALVEGIGERITPLTSPSTPLVFLLIKPNEAMPTAQAFRTLSKEISTKRATLSAEQLRDLWEDHPINETHPHFFNHFIEALTDDFPQTRSILHALRTHTDVQWASMSGSGTTLFARIKDSQRARQLQQEYQDKGFFSQIVTTLG from the coding sequence ATCGTTGCGCCGGCTAAGCTTAATCTGCATCTTGAGGTTTTGGGCAAAGATCCAGAACGAACAGGCTACCATCAGCTCCGCTCGTTGATGGTGAAGATCGATCTCTACGATCGCTTGGATCTTACAATCGATCTGCACAATAATAACTACCAATTACAGGGCTTTGCCATCGCCCCAGAGCAAGATATCCTGTACAAAAGTTATCAACTCTTTCGCGAGCTCTCAGGAATTAACTTTGGATTAGATCTTCAGCTCACCAAAAAAATCCCACAGCAAGCGGGTCTAGGCGGTGGCTCGGCAGATGCTGGCGCGCTCTTGCAATTTTTGCAAAAATATTTTAACTATCCCCTTCCACTAGAGACATTAATCCGCGCCAGTGCTAGCATCGGAGCCGATATTCCCTTTTTTGTGCAGAGCGCCTCGGTTGCTTTAGTGGAGGGCATTGGCGAGCGAATCACTCCGCTCACATCACCATCCACGCCGCTGGTCTTTCTCCTTATTAAACCCAACGAAGCCATGCCCACCGCGCAAGCTTTTCGCACACTCTCCAAGGAGATATCGACAAAAAGAGCTACCCTATCCGCAGAACAGCTAAGAGATTTGTGGGAAGATCACCCGATCAACGAGACGCATCCACACTTTTTCAATCACTTTATCGAGGCGCTCACCGATGATTTTCCGCAAACGCGTAGCATCTTACACGCATTACGCACCCACACGGATGTGCAATGGGCATCGATGTCAGGCTCTGGTACCACGCTATTTGCGCGCATAAAGGATAGCCAGCGTGCCCGACAACTACAACAAGAGTATCAAGATAAAGGCTTCTTTAGCCAAATCGTTACCACCCTAGGTTGA
- the mnmA gene encoding tRNA 2-thiouridine(34) synthase MnmA — protein sequence MTGEIDNLTIPSGALALVAMSGGVDSSVVAAMLLEQHIACIGVTMQHKPQGQEQDIADAKTICAHLGIDHYVINIVSEYEQFLEEEIRAVYAQGRTPNPCVLCNERMKFGLFFDKFLYLMENNQIPLAQGREIYYASGHYAQVVQLPSGAYAVARAPYAQKDQSYFLYRLQQSQLRYLRFPLGKMEKPAVRLLAEKYGLAVKQKPDSQDFCMHPSVLRPKKELPTLLVDKAGKALGAGVGLSHYTIGMRRGLGVTSQKPLYVVEIRGDKHEVVLGDEADLYHHHFKVKDLVYTPELRASSKAFVKIRSTSPPQEAQIRWQGDETIVVEVVEPLRAITVGQSAVFYSADGVVLGGGFINAEST from the coding sequence ATGACAGGAGAGATAGATAATTTAACGATTCCCTCAGGGGCGTTGGCTTTGGTGGCGATGTCTGGTGGGGTCGATTCGTCGGTGGTGGCAGCCATGCTTTTGGAGCAACATATCGCGTGTATCGGGGTAACCATGCAACATAAGCCACAGGGACAAGAGCAGGATATCGCCGATGCCAAGACCATTTGCGCGCACTTGGGTATCGACCATTACGTGATTAATATCGTCTCTGAATATGAACAATTTTTAGAAGAGGAAATTCGCGCTGTCTACGCGCAAGGCCGCACGCCAAATCCGTGTGTGCTGTGCAATGAGCGGATGAAATTTGGTCTCTTTTTTGATAAATTTCTTTATCTAATGGAGAATAATCAAATTCCCCTTGCTCAAGGGCGCGAGATCTATTACGCCAGTGGTCATTATGCGCAGGTGGTGCAGTTGCCTAGTGGTGCGTACGCTGTGGCGCGTGCTCCTTATGCGCAGAAAGATCAGAGTTATTTCTTGTATCGTTTACAGCAGTCGCAATTGAGATATTTACGCTTTCCCTTAGGCAAAATGGAGAAGCCTGCAGTGCGTCTCTTGGCAGAAAAGTATGGGCTAGCCGTAAAACAGAAGCCCGATAGTCAGGATTTTTGCATGCATCCATCGGTGCTACGTCCTAAAAAAGAGTTACCTACACTCTTGGTTGACAAAGCTGGCAAGGCCTTGGGTGCGGGAGTTGGGTTGTCGCATTACACCATCGGCATGCGTCGAGGCTTGGGCGTAACGAGCCAGAAGCCCCTCTATGTGGTTGAAATTCGTGGCGATAAGCACGAGGTCGTGTTGGGTGATGAGGCGGATCTCTATCATCATCATTTTAAGGTGAAAGATTTGGTCTATACGCCTGAGTTACGCGCATCGAGCAAGGCTTTTGTAAAAATTCGTTCAACCTCGCCTCCACAAGAAGCACAAATTCGCTGGCAGGGGGATGAGACTATTGTGGTTGAGGTGGTTGAGCCGTTACGGGCGATTACGGTGGGGCAATCAGCCGTATTCTACTCCGCAGACGGGGTGGTGCTGGGCGGAGGGTTTATTAACGCCGAATCAACCTAG
- a CDS encoding sigma-54-dependent transcriptional regulator, producing the protein MEQYHLLIVDDEKNIREGLAQFFRMEGYAVTLAEDGAQALTLLNKERYSLVICDLRMPKISGDELLLTTKKSQPFLPFIMLTGHGTVENAVAAMRSGAYNFLTKPVNLEYLLLLVQQAITTQKLQSDQEEVQLFLAKEKLNIRQHFVSGSPAMQRVYQLIEQVAPSKANVLITGESGVGKEMVANAIHALSPRYNQPLIKVHCAALSENLLESELFGHEKGAFTGAHAMRKGRFELADNGDLFLDEIGEISPTVQVKLLRVLQERRFERVGGEVSVEVDVRLITATNRDLLQEVKEERFREDLYYRLNVINIHIPPLRERREDIMPLAGQFLREFSLENQKRIQGFSPQAASLLQEFDWPGNVRQLRNCIESAVVLSDGETIDKEHLPIYVESSLNEVNFCINEELLLEDLERNYMEFMLLRHQGNKSKVAKKLGISRKTLLRKMQLEE; encoded by the coding sequence ATGGAGCAGTATCACCTATTAATTGTTGATGATGAGAAGAATATTCGCGAGGGGTTGGCACAGTTCTTTCGTATGGAGGGCTATGCCGTAACCCTTGCCGAAGATGGTGCGCAGGCACTAACTCTTTTGAATAAAGAGAGATATTCGTTGGTTATTTGCGACTTACGCATGCCAAAAATCTCAGGCGACGAGCTTTTGCTTACTACCAAAAAGAGCCAACCCTTTCTTCCCTTTATTATGTTGACAGGTCATGGCACCGTAGAAAATGCCGTCGCGGCCATGCGATCAGGGGCGTACAACTTCTTAACCAAGCCGGTCAATTTAGAGTATTTACTCCTCCTCGTACAGCAAGCCATTACCACGCAAAAACTCCAATCCGATCAAGAGGAGGTGCAACTCTTTTTGGCAAAGGAGAAGCTCAATATTCGCCAACACTTTGTCAGTGGGTCGCCTGCCATGCAACGTGTCTATCAACTTATCGAGCAGGTTGCGCCCTCCAAGGCTAATGTTTTAATTACCGGCGAGAGTGGCGTGGGTAAAGAGATGGTTGCCAACGCCATTCATGCGCTTTCCCCGCGATATAACCAACCATTGATTAAGGTGCACTGTGCGGCCTTGAGCGAGAATCTCTTAGAGAGTGAGCTCTTTGGACATGAAAAAGGTGCGTTTACCGGCGCGCATGCGATGCGTAAGGGGCGCTTTGAGCTGGCTGACAATGGTGATCTATTTCTCGATGAAATTGGCGAGATTTCGCCTACGGTGCAAGTTAAGTTGTTGCGTGTCTTACAAGAGCGACGCTTTGAGCGTGTGGGGGGTGAGGTCAGTGTGGAGGTGGATGTTCGCTTGATTACCGCAACCAATCGTGATCTTTTGCAAGAAGTCAAGGAAGAGCGTTTTCGCGAAGATCTCTACTATCGCTTAAATGTTATCAATATTCATATTCCGCCTTTGCGGGAGCGTCGAGAGGATATTATGCCGTTGGCTGGGCAATTTTTGCGCGAATTTAGCCTTGAGAATCAGAAGCGGATTCAGGGCTTTTCCCCACAGGCTGCGAGCTTACTTCAAGAGTTCGATTGGCCGGGTAATGTGCGTCAATTACGCAACTGTATTGAGAGCGCGGTGGTGCTTAGCGATGGGGAGACAATCGACAAAGAGCATTTGCCGATTTATGTGGAATCTTCCTTAAATGAAGTAAATTTTTGCATTAACGAGGAGCTATTACTTGAAGATTTAGAGCGTAATTATATGGAATTTATGCTTTTACGCCATCAAGGTAATAAGAGTAAGGTGGCAAAAAAATTGGGTATTAGCCGAAAAACGTTGTTACGTAAAATGCAGCTAGAGGAGTAA
- a CDS encoding DUF6675 family protein yields MHKLYGLFLCLLTMSLHAQVPSLRAVVGESSAQTLMTNGILYNEDMAPQVKFVQSGVLREQMTTYINEVGANLSLEFLYFVPASQHAKRSNKDVVEALLHIRTLGTAYMIRNDKEQALFSNVEVLDNFQNRKKINSPVSVTIPFSYQRYISLKDARFGKIDYRVDYLADNQNVVVSMLNFSTLSYMMRKIADSQKMRLSFMQQEVSEGMLYVGHITAQIHNLDKAKESIHLPSFFSRRVEGMKGWYFQQVHGIKVNQGVYPVKIAP; encoded by the coding sequence ATGCATAAGCTTTATGGACTATTTTTATGTTTACTCACCATGAGTTTGCATGCGCAAGTGCCCAGCTTACGGGCGGTGGTGGGCGAGAGTTCGGCGCAAACCTTAATGACCAATGGCATACTATACAATGAAGATATGGCACCACAAGTGAAATTTGTGCAAAGTGGCGTGCTTCGCGAGCAGATGACCACGTATATTAATGAGGTGGGCGCGAACTTGAGTTTGGAATTTCTCTATTTTGTGCCAGCTAGCCAGCATGCCAAACGCAGTAATAAGGATGTAGTCGAGGCGCTCTTGCATATCCGCACCTTAGGCACTGCCTACATGATCCGTAATGATAAGGAGCAAGCGCTCTTTAGTAATGTGGAGGTGTTAGATAATTTTCAAAACCGAAAGAAGATAAACTCCCCTGTGAGTGTTACTATCCCTTTCTCCTACCAACGCTATATTTCATTGAAAGATGCGCGCTTTGGTAAGATCGATTATCGGGTAGATTACCTTGCCGACAATCAGAACGTGGTGGTAAGTATGCTCAACTTCTCCACCCTTAGCTACATGATGCGTAAAATTGCCGATAGCCAAAAGATGCGTCTCTCCTTTATGCAACAAGAGGTCAGTGAAGGCATGCTCTACGTCGGGCATATTACGGCGCAAATCCACAATTTAGATAAAGCCAAAGAGAGCATCCATCTGCCTTCTTTCTTTTCCCGACGCGTAGAGGGCATGAAGGGTTGGTATTTTCAGCAGGTGCATGGCATCAAGGTGAATCAGGGCGTATATCCGGTAAAGATTGCGCCCTAG
- the mfd gene encoding transcription-repair coupling factor: MPVEFSSFLTTMKKSPDVATLLDKIKHDYATIHAITGLKKSWLALFLSLEPFTHAPVIITSSHQSAQTLSEDLELLGQKSITFASIQQRLYDASHSFGERTAMLAQLPLAQETIIIPLRTLLLKINQPEDLLASTITLKKRSPVDPPKLAQQLTQMGYSRTNRVLVHGEFAQRGDLIDIFPYAQEYPMRIQCDFDIIETIKTFDPDDQRSLMAIDELHIYPTTPILPLDEEELFLKSKAIWQANHTGNSELSYEEFQLRKALFSLMLEENPASIISYIDPKRPILLHDFDALTTVAETFAKEVEALYKEAIRAGHTVPAPQYLLFTLGDLLQPYASRTIQLKNFSDAKTPAHSIQYEESRSYFGNVNFLKEEIQQLSKSGYKIAIFSENPEQALRITTLLSDIIDLVTIIPFELSSGFTLVQAKVMIICEHEIFGRKRREHKVARKRVESSVIDSFVELNVGDPIVHVNYGIGLYQGIERMKAAGSERDYITLEYQDGDKIFVPIEQVNLIQRYIGSSGDMPRLDKIGGRSWSVKKSRAQKSAEELSGFLVDLYAKREASRGFSFAINDPMLTQMEREFEAHFPYQETVDQLTVMEEIHHDMELQKPMDRLVCGDVGFGKTELAMRSAMRSVLCGKQCAVLCPTTILAEQHYENFCKRFEQFDFITIKLLSRTVDRKEQRAILADLAEGKIDIIIGTHRILSKDIIYKNLGLLIVDEEQRFGVKDKEKIKNLKTEVDCLTLSATPIPRTLHMSLVKIRDLSMLKTPPANRKPVETFVHEFEPDLIAKAIRKELERQGQIFYLHNRVESLESIRQFIRELVPEASVEFAHGKMTGEEMDEVMHRFIQGGFQVLLSTTIIESGIDIPNVNTIIIDRADMYGVSQLYQLRGRVGRSDRIAYAYLLYPERSALSELAMKRLQIINDFTELGSGFKIAMKDMEVRGAGNLLGPEQSGEIQAVGFDLYLRLLDEAIRTRMDNTQEEEIESYLELEYTGFIPESYISNTMEKMEVYKKIALITTQEESESLHAELLDRFGKIPDEVYSLLSLAEIRIIARQLKIRSIRERNGWAEVEFAKFQAININTLMRVIQESHGKLKPSPTNPAAVLLETGKIDLQAKSEFIRDRLLQITR; the protein is encoded by the coding sequence ATGCCAGTAGAATTTTCTTCTTTCTTAACGACAATGAAAAAGAGCCCCGATGTCGCCACGTTGCTTGATAAGATCAAGCATGATTATGCGACAATACATGCCATTACGGGTCTCAAAAAGTCTTGGCTGGCGCTCTTTCTATCGCTAGAACCCTTTACCCACGCGCCTGTCATCATCACATCGAGCCACCAGAGCGCCCAGACCTTGAGCGAAGATCTCGAGCTTTTAGGACAAAAAAGCATTACCTTTGCCTCAATCCAGCAACGTCTATATGATGCCTCGCACAGTTTTGGCGAGCGAACCGCCATGCTTGCCCAGCTACCTCTGGCACAAGAGACCATCATTATTCCGTTGCGCACGCTCTTGCTTAAGATTAATCAACCAGAAGATCTCTTGGCAAGTACCATCACCCTAAAGAAAAGGTCGCCAGTTGATCCACCCAAGCTCGCGCAACAACTCACCCAGATGGGCTATAGCCGAACCAATCGCGTCTTGGTGCATGGTGAATTTGCCCAGCGTGGCGATCTTATCGATATTTTCCCCTACGCCCAAGAGTACCCGATGCGGATTCAGTGCGACTTTGACATCATCGAGACGATTAAAACCTTCGATCCCGACGATCAGCGCAGTCTTATGGCTATCGACGAGCTCCATATCTACCCCACCACGCCCATTCTTCCCCTCGACGAGGAGGAGCTTTTCCTTAAGAGCAAGGCGATCTGGCAAGCCAACCATACCGGTAATAGCGAGCTCTCTTACGAGGAATTTCAACTAAGAAAGGCGCTCTTTAGCCTGATGCTAGAGGAAAATCCCGCCAGTATAATCAGTTACATCGACCCCAAACGCCCCATTCTTCTGCACGACTTTGATGCCCTTACCACCGTCGCCGAGACCTTCGCCAAAGAGGTGGAAGCGCTCTATAAAGAGGCGATTCGTGCCGGACACACCGTGCCTGCGCCCCAATATCTGCTCTTTACTTTAGGCGATCTGCTCCAACCCTACGCCTCGCGCACGATTCAACTAAAAAACTTCTCCGACGCAAAAACCCCCGCCCATTCCATTCAATATGAAGAGTCGCGTAGTTACTTTGGCAATGTCAACTTCCTCAAAGAAGAGATCCAACAGCTCAGCAAATCGGGCTATAAAATTGCCATCTTTAGCGAAAATCCCGAACAAGCCCTACGTATTACTACTTTGCTTAGCGATATCATCGACCTCGTTACCATCATCCCTTTTGAGCTAAGCAGTGGCTTTACTCTCGTGCAGGCCAAGGTGATGATCATTTGCGAGCATGAGATCTTTGGGCGCAAGCGACGCGAACATAAAGTTGCGCGTAAGCGCGTGGAGAGCAGTGTCATCGATAGCTTTGTCGAGCTTAATGTCGGCGATCCAATTGTCCATGTCAACTACGGAATTGGTCTCTACCAAGGCATCGAACGTATGAAGGCTGCTGGTAGCGAGCGCGACTACATCACCCTTGAGTACCAAGATGGCGATAAGATCTTTGTCCCTATCGAACAAGTTAATCTTATTCAACGATACATTGGTTCGTCGGGAGATATGCCTCGCCTCGATAAGATTGGGGGACGATCATGGAGCGTGAAGAAGAGTCGCGCGCAAAAGAGTGCCGAAGAGCTCTCGGGATTTTTAGTCGATCTCTACGCCAAACGCGAGGCATCCCGTGGCTTCTCGTTTGCCATCAACGATCCGATGCTCACCCAAATGGAGCGCGAATTTGAAGCGCATTTCCCCTACCAAGAGACGGTCGATCAGCTCACCGTTATGGAAGAGATCCATCACGACATGGAGCTACAAAAACCGATGGATCGTCTGGTTTGTGGCGATGTTGGCTTTGGTAAGACCGAGCTTGCCATGCGTTCTGCTATGCGATCGGTGCTCTGTGGCAAGCAGTGTGCGGTCTTGTGTCCCACCACCATCCTCGCCGAGCAACATTATGAAAATTTTTGTAAGCGTTTCGAACAATTTGATTTTATCACCATTAAATTATTGAGTCGTACCGTCGATCGCAAAGAGCAACGCGCCATTCTTGCCGATTTAGCCGAAGGGAAAATTGATATCATCATCGGCACACATCGTATTTTAAGCAAAGATATTATCTACAAAAATTTAGGGCTGCTGATCGTCGATGAAGAGCAACGCTTTGGTGTAAAGGACAAAGAGAAGATCAAAAATCTCAAAACGGAGGTCGACTGCCTCACCTTGAGCGCCACGCCCATTCCGCGCACGCTGCATATGAGTTTGGTAAAGATTCGCGACCTCTCGATGCTCAAGACACCACCAGCCAACCGCAAACCCGTAGAGACCTTTGTGCACGAGTTTGAACCCGATCTCATTGCCAAAGCCATCCGCAAAGAGCTTGAGCGACAAGGACAAATCTTTTATCTACACAACCGTGTGGAGAGCTTGGAGAGTATCCGTCAATTTATCCGCGAGCTTGTGCCCGAGGCCAGTGTCGAATTTGCCCACGGCAAGATGACCGGCGAAGAGATGGACGAGGTCATGCATCGCTTTATTCAAGGTGGATTTCAAGTTTTGCTAAGCACCACCATCATCGAAAGCGGTATCGACATCCCCAATGTTAATACCATCATCATCGACCGTGCCGATATGTATGGAGTGAGCCAACTCTACCAATTACGTGGGCGCGTGGGGCGTAGCGATCGCATTGCCTACGCGTATCTCCTCTACCCCGAACGATCGGCGTTGAGCGAGCTTGCCATGAAACGCCTACAGATCATCAACGACTTTACCGAACTGGGATCGGGCTTTAAAATCGCGATGAAAGATATGGAAGTACGTGGTGCAGGCAATCTCTTAGGGCCTGAGCAGTCCGGAGAAATTCAAGCCGTCGGCTTTGATCTCTACTTACGCCTCCTCGACGAAGCGATACGTACACGCATGGACAACACCCAAGAAGAAGAGATCGAGAGCTACCTTGAGCTAGAATACACCGGATTTATCCCCGAAAGCTATATCAGCAATACCATGGAGAAGATGGAAGTCTACAAAAAGATCGCCCTCATCACCACGCAAGAAGAGAGCGAGAGTCTGCATGCCGAGCTTCTTGATCGCTTTGGTAAGATCCCCGATGAGGTCTATAGTCTGCTCTCCCTCGCTGAGATCCGCATTATTGCGCGTCAGCTCAAGATCCGTAGCATCCGTGAACGTAACGGCTGGGCAGAGGTTGAATTCGCCAAATTTCAAGCCATTAACATCAACACCCTCATGCGTGTCATTCAAGAGAGCCACGGCAAGCTCAAGCCCAGCCCCACCAATCCCGCCGCCGTTCTCCTTGAAACCGGTAAAATCGATCTTCAAGCCAAGTCCGAATTTATCCGCGATCGCCTCCTACAAATCACTCGCTAA